The following coding sequences are from one Triticum dicoccoides isolate Atlit2015 ecotype Zavitan chromosome 4A, WEW_v2.0, whole genome shotgun sequence window:
- the LOC119284751 gene encoding cyclin-B1-2-like isoform X2 — MASGGSLMTKELGETHDVLRFGANDSVRGDLAPAHPVQATIHKEAKFWDEKKKFGTEAIYGSAFNIRRDLDAQILSSVCTVVGGGRFAAPEQLCRVAGGRRFAAPEQLCSVAGGRRAALLVVLGVRLR; from the exons ATGGCGAGCGGCGGCAGTCTGATGACGAAGGAGCTCGGCGAGACCCACGACGTCCTCCGCTTTGGCGCCAACGACAGCGTCCGCGGCGACCTCGCGCCGGCGCACCCCGTCCAGGCCACCATCCACAAG GAGGCCAAGTTCTGGGACGAGAAGAAGAAGTTTGGGACCGAGGCCATCTACGGATCGGCCTTCAACATCCGCAGGGATCTCGATGCCCAGATCCTCTCCAG TGTTTGCACTGTGGTGGGTGGTGGTCGATTCGCAGCACCGGAGCAGTTGTGCAGGGTCGCGGGTGGTCGTCGATTCGCAGCACCAGAGCAGTTGTGCAGCGTCGCGGGCGGTCGTCGTGCAGCGTTGCTGGTGGTTCTCGGTGTCAGGCTACGTTGA
- the LOC119284751 gene encoding cyclin-B1-2-like isoform X1 yields MASGGSLMTKELGETHDVLRFGANDSVRGDLAPAHPVQATIHKEAKFWDEKKKFGTEAIYGSAFNIRRDLDAQILSSIDGERRYGAPRVGSKGSRRCMAVCCSAVWLEDGWLEVVFVAGQVIWRDVWRLPRSWEAP; encoded by the exons ATGGCGAGCGGCGGCAGTCTGATGACGAAGGAGCTCGGCGAGACCCACGACGTCCTCCGCTTTGGCGCCAACGACAGCGTCCGCGGCGACCTCGCGCCGGCGCACCCCGTCCAGGCCACCATCCACAAG GAGGCCAAGTTCTGGGACGAGAAGAAGAAGTTTGGGACCGAGGCCATCTACGGATCGGCCTTCAACATCCGCAGGGATCTCGATGCCCAGATCCTCTCCAG TATTGACGGCGAACGGCGGTATGGTGCTCCACGGGTTGGCTCGAAGGGAAGCCGTCGGTGCATGGCGGTGTGCTGCTCGGCAGTGTGGTTAGAGGACGGTTGGCTCGAGGTTGTGTTCGTCGCTGGGCAGGTGATCTGGCGTGATGTTTGGCGGCTGCCTAGGTCTTGGGAGGCGCCATGA